A stretch of the Musa acuminata AAA Group cultivar baxijiao chromosome BXJ2-7, Cavendish_Baxijiao_AAA, whole genome shotgun sequence genome encodes the following:
- the LOC135617535 gene encoding uncharacterized protein LOC135617535, which yields MRGTSKLAMGAALTVAVSLALVFTLLLVLLVDLFCSLLCCRSRRCETTTTTSPGLSSAAASAAEKMEPPPPFSTALGFPGVLQAPTSFLLSIPKLEAAAAMPPTSERVDCHFSMATSSPGIRRISSASSDSISADHFVRISNPIYDGVGGSLTTPFETPGTSPSHFRFEEDEAECSPALTAMRKLPPMRRTASFVGLRSAATSVSAAETCRVSVSSSSDSSPSW from the coding sequence ATGAGGGGCACGAGCAAGTTGGCGATGGGCGCAGCGTTGACCGTGGCTGTGAGTCTTGCTCTGGTCTTCACTCTTCTACTAGTCCTTCTTGTTGACCTCTTCTGCTCCCTGCTCTGTTGCCGAAGCCGCCGGTGCGAGACGACAACCACGACGAGCCCCGGTTTAAGCAGCGCAGCGGCGTCAGCAGCGGAAAAGATGGAGCCTCCGCCTCCCTTCTCGACGGCCCTCGGCTTCCCTGGCGTACTCCAAGCCCCAACGAGCTTCCTCCTCAGCATCCCCAAACTGGAAGCAGCTGCGGCGATGCCGCCAACATCTGAGCGGGTGGACTGCCATTTCTCGATGGCGACGTCTTCGCCCGGCATACGTCGCATTTCCTCGGCTTCAAGTGATTCAATCTCTGCCGATCATTTTGTTCGCATCTCGAATCCCATCTACGATGGCGTCGGCGGTAGTCTTACCACCCCGTTCGAGACGCCTGGCACTTCACCTTCGCATTTCAGGTTCGAAGAAGACGAAGCAGAGTGTTCCCCGGCACTGACCGCGATGAGAAAGCTCCCGCCGATGCGCCGCACGGCTTCTTTTGTCGGATTACGGTCGGCAGCAACTTCAGTGAGTGCTGCAGAGACTTGTAGGGTTTCCGTTTCTTCATCATCCGATTCTTCTCCTTCTTGGTGA